The Syntrophorhabdaceae bacterium genome includes the window ATGTACCCCTTGACGGCCTTGTCTATCTCCTCGGTAAGATTAAGATACTGCTTCACGAATTTGGGCCGGAAATCCCCGAGAAGGCCCAGGAGGTCATGAATGACCAGGACCTGTCCGTCGCAATCCGGTCCTGCTCCAATACCTATGGTGGGAATCGTCAGCATTTCGGTGATCTCTTTGGCCAGCTGTCTGGGAACGCACTCAAGGACCACCATGAACGCGCCTGCCGCTTCCACGGCCCTGGCGTCGTCGATGAGCTTTTCGA containing:
- a CDS encoding 3-methyl-2-oxobutanoate hydroxymethyltransferase; its protein translation is EKLIDDARAVEAAGAFMVVLECVPRQLAKEITEMLTIPTIGIGAGPDCDGQVLVIHDLLGLLGDFRPKFVKQYLNLTEEIDKAVKGYIDEVTSGTFPDDSQSFH